A window of Halobacillus naozhouensis genomic DNA:
GACACTGTTTACTGTATCTCATCCGAAGCAATTAAAGGTTCAGGAAGTCACCCAGAAAATTGTTCAATTTATGGGGCAACGGCTGACTGAGGGTGCCGATGTATTAGGCCCGACCCCCTCTGCGTTAACCCGGATCAACGATAGATATCGCTACCAATGCATGGTAAAATACAAGAAGGAACCCGAGCAGCGGAAATTAGTGCAGCGTATCCTTCACTATTACGAAGATGAAATGAAGCAAGAAAACGGATTGCAGATCACGGTAGATTTCCAGCCGTATCAGCTAATGTAAGAAAGGAGCTCTTTCGCCAGATGACACGTATTGTTTTTATGGGAACGCCTGACTTTGCTGTTCCTGTTCTGGAACAGCTAGTTGAACACAATTATGAAGTCGTATTAGCGGTTACTCAGCCAGATCGCCCGAAAGGCCGCAAACGCACCCTCACACCTCCGCCTGTCAAAGCAGCGGCTGAGAAGTGGGGAATCCCCGTTTTTCAACCTGAGAAAATAAAAGATGAATATGAGGAAGTCTTATCGTATGAGCCTGAGCTCATCGTAACAGCTGCCTTCGGCCAAATTCTGCCCGAAGCTTTACTTACTGCTCCTGAGCACGGATGTATCAATGTTCATGCTTCTCTGTTACCAGAACTTAGAGGCGGTGCACCGATTCATTATTCGATTATCCAGGGCAAGCAGGAGACGGGTGTCACTATTATGTATATGGTGAAAAAGCTTGATGCGGGCGATATCCTGACCCAAGTCCGCGTGCCTATTGAGGATGATGATCACGTAGGTACATTACACGATAAATTAGCAGAGGCCGGATCACGTTTACTTATGGAAACGCTGCCGCCGCTTTTAAAACGCGAAATTACTCCACATCAGCAGGTGGATGAGGAAGCGACCTTTGCTGCGAATATCAAGAGAGAACAGGAGTGGATTGATTGGAGTCTAGATCAGCAGTCGGTGTACAATCAGATTCGCGGCCTGCATCCGTGGCCCGTTGCCTTTACCTACTGGAAGGGAAAACCATTGAAAGTCTGGTGGGCGGCCAAGGTAGACGGAAAGTATGAACAGGCCCCCGGAACTGTATTAGCACGGGAGGAAGATGGATTTCTCGTGCAAACAGGTGACGGAAAAGCTGTGAAACTTACGGATGTTCAGCCTGCAGGGAAAAAGCGCATGAATGGACAGGCCTTTTTAAACGGTGCCGGCCAAACGCTGACGACCGGGGAAGTATTGGGGGAGCACGATGGCTAAATACGTACTGAGAGAATCTGCTTTACATTTACTGACGAGAATTGGCGAACAGGGCGGATACAGTCATGTTTTGTTAGACCAGGAAATGAACAAGCGCAGCTTATCGAACAAAGATGGTGCGTTATTAACGGAAATCGTTTATGGGACTTTGCAAAACAAGCGTAAGATCGAGTTTCAAATTCAACTGTACATCGCCAAACAAAAGAAAATTAAGCCGTGGGTGAAGTGGCTGCTTTATATGTCGGTCTACCAAATGCTGTATTTGGAACGAGTGCCGGACCATGCTGTCATCCATGAAGCCGTG
This region includes:
- the fmt gene encoding methionyl-tRNA formyltransferase; translated protein: MTRIVFMGTPDFAVPVLEQLVEHNYEVVLAVTQPDRPKGRKRTLTPPPVKAAAEKWGIPVFQPEKIKDEYEEVLSYEPELIVTAAFGQILPEALLTAPEHGCINVHASLLPELRGGAPIHYSIIQGKQETGVTIMYMVKKLDAGDILTQVRVPIEDDDHVGTLHDKLAEAGSRLLMETLPPLLKREITPHQQVDEEATFAANIKREQEWIDWSLDQQSVYNQIRGLHPWPVAFTYWKGKPLKVWWAAKVDGKYEQAPGTVLAREEDGFLVQTGDGKAVKLTDVQPAGKKRMNGQAFLNGAGQTLTTGEVLGEHDG